DNA sequence from the Callospermophilus lateralis isolate mCalLat2 chromosome 2, mCalLat2.hap1, whole genome shotgun sequence genome:
GAGAACATTTCTCAGTGGGAACCCTCAAGTCCCACAGACAAGTTCTCTGTACTATAGTGGTCCTTGGGAATGAGCCAGCCTGGGAACCACCAGGCTCATGCTATATTCGACACTGTGCTAATAAAATgtgcttttaaaatttaattcaacTCCTGGAATGGTGGCCACACCCCAaaacccagcaactggggaggctgaggaaggaggatcacaaattcaaggtcaccctgggcaagttagtgagaccctgtcccaacacaaaatataaagactatggatgtagctcagtggcagagcacttgcctaacacgcatgaggccctgggtgccATCCCCactactgagaaaaaaaaaaaaagaagaaaaaaacaaaggaagaaagaaatttaaccCAAGAGCTACTATTGTCAGTGGGAATCTGAGGCTGAGAGGCATGCCTGAGGCCTCCTGTCATGAGTCCTTGGACCCAGGCCCTCTGGCCGCAGGGCTCTCTGACCCCAGCCCTGCAGTAGGGCAGGGTCCTTACCGGTGCTGCGTCTCGGGTCGATAGAAGTAGTCCACTGGGGTGTCCAGGCGGGAGAAGATGGGTGGGGGGATGTAGAGCGGCAGCTCTTGGTGGAAGAACACCTCCTTCTCGGGCCTGAGCAGGAGCACTTTGTCATACATCGACATGTGCCTACCACTGGCTTCCGTGTGCACGGCCAAGTACTGGAAGTCAGACATTCCTAGAAAGAGAAGAGGACAGATGGCAGACACCATGGCCAGGGACACTCATCTAGGACCTTGCAGCTGCCACACAACACCCTTATCCCCCCAGGGAGGATGGAGATGGGAGATAAAGCAGCATCCTCCCACCCTCCCCATCCTCCCACACTCCCCGCATTCTGAATGAATCACTTCCTGTAAAAGCGactggggtggggggcagggtcGTGCTTCTTAACTTGTGGAAGAAACACCTGGGACCCACCTTCTACCAAGCTCGGAGGCTAATGCTGCCAGTCCAGGGCCACTAAGCAGCACAGGCTGGCTCAATTAGAGAGAGAAATGCCAAGTGTGGTATCTCAGGGACGACGAGGAGCACCTGTCCCAGAGAGGATGCCCCCTCTCTGAGGAACACGGCTTCCACAGTGTGACTGGCACCCCAGTGCAGCCAAGTGACCCTAGCTCTGCTCTGCTTTGGTCTCCTCTCCACTTCCCATTTTCCCCTTCAACTTCCCTTTTCCCTCCTCAATCTTTAATACTGGAATCTGTAACTTCTGGCATTTCTAAGGCTTATTGGAAATCTGCCATGCGCCTCCTGTGTGCCGGGCCCAGCCCTTTAACAAGCACCATCTCCAGAATCTTCTCAAGGCCTAAGGAACTCAGGGCTCTGCAGTCCCCTTGAACAGGCAAGGAGGCAGAGACTGAGGGAAGCAAGTCGTCTGCCCAAAGAATCTGGAAGAGCCCAGAGAGGCCCAACTCCAAAGCCTGTGCTCTTTCTTACCCCACCTCCCCAGGCCCCGCTTATGGCCCCTCCAGGGACTCCCTGTAATTACCAGCCTGACTCTAGAGGGGAGGCAAGAGCAACACCATCAACACCAAGATGCTGATCCAGAACACTGGGCACAGACTAGTCCTGCCCTCCAGGCTGATCTGGCCCACAAGGTGGCTTCACTAACACTCAGAGAAAGCCAGAGTCCTGGCTTCTCTTAAGAATacagaagagggctggggatgtggctcaagcggtagcacgcttgcctggcatatgtgcggcccgggtttgatcctcagcaccacatacaaagatgttgtgtccgccaataactaaaaaataaatattaaaaaaaaaaaaatcccctctctctctcttaaaaaaaaaaaaagaatacagaagacTGGACAATGACAGCCCCCAGCCCCCAGGGGAGTGCTGGCTGGAGGAAGGAAAGCAGCCTTCAGGACAGTGCCTGTGCTCTGCTGCTCCACATAGGCCAGCCCCCAGGCCCGGGGCACATGCTGGCAGCTGTAACTATGAATATTTCTAAGGCTTGCTGGTAATTTGCAATGTGCTTTTCACTGGGCAGATGACCCACATGCCTCCAGAGCAGGCCTGATAACCCAATGCCTCAGAGATGTCAATTACCCTGAAATTTGTAAATGGTAGAGACGACACCCAGGATCTCCATGTCAAACTCGACCTTGGAGTAGGCCTCCACCCCCGGCACTCCTCTCTGCTGCCGGGTCCTCTTCCTGATCCGGAGCAGCAGGCTGCTGGTACTGAACCTGTTGGCACACACTGGGTGGCAGTATGGGTCCTTGGGTCGGAAGTACAGCTCCAGCCTCTTGGTGGGGTCTGTATAGATCTGCAGtgaggggagggagacagggaagCAGAGGGCAGCTGAGCAGCCAGTGGGAAGTTGCCCCTCCCAAACCTGTTGGTGACTGAGGAAGGTCAGGAGGCTCATGTTCCATGATGCGCTCTTAGTTCCAAAAGGCTCATTTTCTAAATCCAAGTGGCTCAATCTCTTATCTAGTAGAGAAAAGAAGGGTAAATAGTCTCCTTCTTTCTAAGGGTTTATAAAGATAACAACTTCCAATTAATAAAAGCCACCATCTATCAAGTGCCTCTTCAGTGGGGGCATAATGTGACTCTTCTGGCAACACTATCACCCTTGTTTTGCCTTTGAGGTAACAAAGGCTCATGGGCTTGGGCGATTTGTCAACACTACCTACTCCAGGAACCATGCACCCTGCCAGAACTGATTATGGTTTTCAGTCTCATATGCAAATATGTCTAGGTCCAAAGGAGATTAAATTAGTACTTGTCTCTGAGGAGCAGTCACCTACAACTTTCAAAGCAAACCTTAAGAATATTACCTACCTTCCAGGAGTATTACaataattataaattaattaGGTGTTAAGCACTCCTCCTCATGCCTACCTCAGGGTAAACACTGTAATTTAAGTATGAATGAGAGTTTGCCCCATACTGGGAAAGAGGAACTCAGTGTGCCTTTGGAAGCAAGGGATGAGACCATCTGCAAGCTGGCCTGCTGGCTGCCCAGCACCCCAGATAGGGTGTGGCCCTCAGGAAATGCTCAGGAACTCTCCAAGAACAATGGTTACAAGAGCCTCAATCCTTGGGAATCCTGTTCTCATAAAACACATTTCTATGAGTCCTGAGGGAGTGGAAATGAATGCAGATGTGGACCTGAATAGAGTTGGTGCTCAGGAAATATGAGTAGAACCGATGTCTGATGAAGGGGTGCACTTCCAAGGGGCTCACACGTGGTTTAGAATCAGACACACAGGAGTTAAGTCCTTGTTGTGTCATTCAAGAGATACCAAACCTAACCTTTCTTACCTGCCTTTAAGAAATAGGAATTAAAACATAGTATCTAACTCATTAGAATGTTATGAAATTCAATCATACATTTGACAAAAATTAAGAAGAATCAGGCACTCATAAATATTAGGAGTACAGAAGTCAAGGAGAGAGGTTCCTGCTCTTAGGGAGTTTACAGCCTCAGTGCCAAGGAGCTGAGACAGACAATAAATATCAAAACAAAATTTCAGACTGGAATTAAAGTTATAGTGTTCAGAGAAAACCTCTCTAAAGAACAGACATTTCAAGATGTAGTTCATGTAAAGAATACAGAGAGCCTCATTCCCAACTGCCCCACTTGCTGTGTGACCCTGAATAAACTATATCAGTCCCTTGTAAAATGCAGTAATAGCCAGGCACAGCGCCGGATGTCTTCACCTGGAAGCTACCAGGTATATGGTATGTTTGCTACTGGAAGGTTGAAGCAGGATGGAAaggtgaggccagtctgggcaatttagtagaaactgtgttcaaaaaaaaaaaactttaaagggctgggatgtaaagtgatagagtgcttgcttgtCTACCATGCCTGAGGtcttgggttcaaaccccagtaccaccaaaaccacaaatcaatcaatcaatcaatcaatcaatcaatcaatcgcaGGTCCGACCCTACACCCTCGTAGGCTCTACGGTGGGTggaatttaattaaaatagtagAACGTGCCTGGCACAGAATAAGAGGTTAGCTAGCGCATCTCTAAGCCCAGGGGCGGGCAGGCAGGTAGGCAATTCTTAATCCGGGGCGGGGGGGAGGGGTGGCCCTTGCTCTCTACTCCGAGCAAAAGGACCAGGCGACTCAGCACAGGCCGCGGGGCGGCGGCTTGGCCACGTTCGCGGCGCGGATGCCGGGGGTGCTGTTCATGCCCGGAGACGGGATGGAAGAGGGCCCAGGACCTCTCCTAGATCCTCCCCACAGGGTCCCTTGGGTGCTGAGCGCGCCCTGGGCACGCGTCTACGAAAATCCGCCCACTGGCCGCAGGCCCCACCTCCGTTGCCAGGGAAACCACATTTCCCATCGAGGCCCCGCCCCTTCAGCTACTGTCTCTCGACTCGGTCCCTCCCCCGCTGTTCAGAAGAGTCCCCGCTCTTACTCGGGAGACGCCTTCCTCGCCGCCCAGAGTCGATAGCATCTTGGCCACGTCGCGCACCACGCCCGGGTACTCCACGCACACCAAGCGCCGCTCCCGCCGCAGATCCACAGGGACCGCGGCCCTCGGCCCCGCGTCAGTCTTCTCCGCCGCCATCCTTGCACGCCTAGGCGGACCCGCCACGGTCCTTCCCTCAAAACGCTCCCAGAGGCCTCGCCTCAATGGTTCCGCGAAGAAATCATTCCGGCCTCCCTCGCCTGTCGCGTATCCTTAAATCCTCAGGTTCAGAAAGGCTCCAAGGCCTCGGGCAGCAAACACCCCGGGCTAACCGCGGAGACTTTGGAGTGAACCACAGCAGCGTCttggactttttgtttaaaaCGAAGAGGGCTGGTCCGAGGGGCGGGGCCGGGGCTCTTCAGCTAGTCTGGGACCCGGAGGATTTTAAGACACCACCCTCGACTTTAGCCAATGAGAAGCCGGGGGCTGAACTGAGATCTTAGCCAATGAGGAGTCCGGAAGAAGTCAGTTTCCGCCCCTTCCTTGCTCCTTGGTATTAGCCAATACGGAACCAGGACTTGCTCTCTTCCGCAGATCCCACCCAGTAAGGGCTTGGGGGAGGGCCTTGGGCTTCTGGCACGCCTCCTGCCGTGGAGAAGAGTCGCCACGGGCCGCGTAGGAGCCGATCCCGAGTCCGCCGGGCGTCGTGGAGTGGCGCTCGCCTCACCTCCCGCACGCAGATCCCGAGCTCTGGGCAGGGCGCTGGCGTCCTCTTACTAGACTGCTAAGCCCCTGCTGTGTGCTGACACGCTTCCGACCCGGCGGGGAAGGTGGGCGAGACTCCGCGGCTGGCGCGGGGCCCCTAAGCCCAGCGGAGCGGGCCGAAGGGGTCGGAGGCGGGACGGCAGGGAGAGAACGTGCCTAGCGACTTGGCCTTTTCGGAGTGAGGCCCGGACCCCGTGAAGGGCTTTCGGCGGGATCCCTATGGCCGTTTTGTATTCAAAAGAACTCTCGTGTGGTGTGGGGAGTGTGTCCGAGGGCGAGAGGGGTTTCGGGCCAGCCAGCCGAGAAGCCGCGGGATCCTGGCGGAGACGCTCAGGCCGGGGGCCAGGGAAGTGGCCCGGGGAGTGGAAAGAAGGGACTAGATTTGAGGATGTCAGGAGATAAAAATCAAGAAACCCCTTGGGTATGGGCACCCTCGATTTTTGAAATGATTTCTGAATTACTCGTCGTTGTGGATGGATTTAAGAAGGCAGAACAAGGCCGGATGAGGTGgtacagcctgtaatcccagcaacattgggagactgaggcgggaggatccgcAAGTTTCAGGCCATCCTAGatgacttagtgagaccttgtctccaaatagAAAGGGCTCGGGTTGTGTCTCAGGGTagagtgtctctgggttcaatcctccggtactcacaaaaagggctgggggaggaAACTGCAAAGTTTGGGCCATCAAATACATTCCAAAAGGAAAACGGCATGACTCCATGTGCAGTATGTCAGACGGGAACCCCACATCTTGGAAGCAGGATCCCCTGTGAGCAAAATGAGAATCAGCCAGCAAAGGGTGATGGGTGAGCCAGAAGAAAACCATGCATTTCAACAGAGCTGCCTACTAGGGTGCAGCGGACCTGGCCTGCCTCTGCAGGGGAGACTTGTGCATTCAGCCACAACAAAAGGGGTTCTGTGTAGTGAAGCCAGGGTTCTCCTCCAGAATTTTCCTGACCTTGAGATAAAATTTTCTTTCAAGCTTCTCATGTcctttttttctcatttggtgcTCTCCAAACAGTCAtatgatgacttttttttttttcctagaaaggaGAATCTGAATAACATGCATATTTTACCCCTGCTTGCAGTTGTAAATTAACAAATTGGATTTACACCAGACTCCTGTGAGTCTGGTACACATGAGTCAGTCTCAAAGCCTTTGTCACTATCAGTAGAGCTGACATAAAATATTGGATGCACATTGATGCAATATTTTgggacatatattaaatattcattGTTTATCTGAGATTCTGACTTAGCtggtgtttgttgttgttgttgtttttgcaaaATACAGCTCCCCTACCTATGGCTGTGGAAGCAATTCAGTTTTTCATCTTGCAAAGCTGATTCCAAACTACCTGGAACTTTAGTGAGCCTGCTCTCCAATCTGATGGTCCTCtagtttttttctgtttaatctcctcttggggaagcaagaatgatttttctaggttgaaatcTCACTCTGTCCCTGTCGCTAGTGACTCCCCCACAACTTCTTCCTCCCACATCTGGTCAACTTCTCCTCAGTCTTTAAGTTTCTGCTTAGACTTCACCTTGACCCTGAAAGTTAGGTTGGTGCTATTTTTTGTGCTTCTGGCACCCAAATGCACCCCATCAT
Encoded proteins:
- the Gtf3c5 gene encoding general transcription factor 3C polypeptide 5; amino-acid sequence: MAAEKTDAGPRAAVPVDLRRERRLVCVEYPGVVRDVAKMLSTLGGEEGVSRIYTDPTKRLELYFRPKDPYCHPVCANRFSTSSLLLRIRKRTRQQRGVPGVEAYSKVEFDMEILGVVSTIYKFQGMSDFQYLAVHTEASGRHMSMYDKVLLLRPEKEVFFHQELPLYIPPPIFSRLDTPVDYFYRPETQHR